From the Candidatus Saccharimonadaceae bacterium ML1 genome, one window contains:
- a CDS encoding FtsW/RodA/SpoVE family cell cycle protein, whose product MSGGLVSSRRETVRARTNRQRQRRHRPDYMIVMCMGVLMLIGLVVMYAIGPQRANVMNAAYNGSYSATYFAVKQFASLLIALAAFVVLAFVPFSVLKNQAGKFMAAALIASVLLFLVGNVAHIDTLAQATLGAYRWFNFGSFGGFQPSELMKFAVVIFMAVFLGNRYQQGKINNPRETVYPMAGLLALLLFIVVVVQKDMGTGVAIAATVVSMFIVSTMNWQILVKIAGVGVVVGLVLVVSSPHRMERIGTFFSSSNDVAAADERDNNYHIKNAMIALGTGGLLGRGIGKSIQATGYLPEAVNDSIFAIMGEIFGFAGTVCIIGLFGILLFRILRIADQLPDMSMRIAAAGVFGWLLAHVVMNVASMIGLIPLTGITLPLLSFGGTSMIFMSGALGVVFQLSRYTNHKSVNMKEDARADFGSRRRVGRTRYAGRRSIA is encoded by the coding sequence GTGAGCGGTGGCCTAGTCTCATCACGCCGAGAAACGGTGCGTGCTCGTACGAACCGTCAAAGACAGCGGCGGCATCGTCCCGACTATATGATCGTCATGTGCATGGGCGTGCTGATGCTCATTGGTTTGGTTGTGATGTATGCGATTGGTCCGCAGCGCGCCAATGTAATGAATGCGGCGTATAATGGCTCGTATTCGGCGACATACTTTGCAGTTAAACAATTCGCTAGTTTGCTCATTGCGCTTGCTGCGTTTGTCGTATTGGCGTTTGTGCCGTTCTCGGTGCTAAAAAATCAAGCGGGAAAGTTTATGGCTGCGGCACTTATTGCGTCCGTATTACTGTTTTTGGTGGGAAACGTTGCGCATATTGATACGCTCGCGCAGGCAACGCTCGGCGCGTATCGTTGGTTTAACTTTGGCAGCTTCGGCGGATTCCAGCCGTCTGAGCTGATGAAGTTTGCCGTCGTTATATTCATGGCAGTGTTCCTAGGCAACCGTTACCAGCAGGGCAAAATTAACAATCCGAGAGAAACAGTTTATCCGATGGCGGGACTATTGGCGTTATTGCTGTTTATCGTCGTTGTTGTTCAGAAAGACATGGGCACAGGCGTGGCGATTGCAGCAACGGTCGTATCGATGTTCATTGTTAGTACGATGAATTGGCAGATCCTGGTAAAAATTGCAGGCGTTGGCGTTGTTGTGGGGCTTGTGCTGGTCGTGTCGTCGCCGCACCGCATGGAGCGCATCGGCACATTCTTTAGCTCGAGCAACGATGTTGCTGCAGCAGATGAACGCGATAATAACTATCACATCAAAAACGCGATGATTGCTCTAGGAACGGGCGGGTTGCTCGGGCGTGGGATTGGCAAGAGTATCCAGGCGACTGGATATTTACCCGAGGCGGTCAATGACTCGATTTTTGCAATTATGGGCGAGATCTTTGGGTTTGCCGGCACAGTTTGTATCATCGGGTTATTTGGTATTTTGTTATTCCGCATCTTGCGCATTGCCGACCAGCTCCCCGATATGTCTATGCGGATCGCGGCAGCAGGCGTGTTTGGCTGGCTGCTTGCACACGTTGTAATGAACGTTGCTTCAATGATCGGGCTGATTCCTCTCACAGGTATTACGTTGCCGCTGCTTAGTTTTGGCGGAACGAGTATGATTTTTATGAGCGGCGCGCTGGGTGTCGTGTTTCAACTTTCGCGGTATACTAATCATAAGTCAGTTAACATGAAGGAGGACGCTCGTGCGGATTTTGGCAGCAGGCGGCGGGTCGGGCGGACACGTTACGCCGGTCGTCGCAGTATTGCGTGA
- the cas1 gene encoding CRISPR-associated endonuclease Cas1, whose product MSWRTAIVKNRCKLSYKNDYMLIISDGSEKALHISEIGTLIIENTAVNLTAYLLCELARYKVKIIFCDHQRNPYSEIIPYYGAHNASKQMRRQSQWPQSTKDCIWQRIITQKIIKQAQVVYKKTANQTTCEILMNFATSVLPGDTTNREAHAAKLYFKELFGPQFSRDSSSDINAALNYGYAILLSAFNREITAAGYSTTMGVNHCNEYNPFNLTCDLMEPFRPVVDREVYKCRSFAFDDFFKSRLIDILNHKVVILGKEQFLSNAINIYVKLFFRAMEESSEKELPEYDLT is encoded by the coding sequence ATGTCCTGGCGAACCGCCATCGTCAAGAATCGCTGCAAACTAAGCTATAAAAACGACTACATGCTTATCATCAGTGATGGCAGCGAAAAAGCTCTTCATATTAGCGAAATTGGTACCTTGATAATTGAAAATACCGCTGTTAATTTAACAGCCTACTTGCTATGTGAGTTGGCTCGCTACAAGGTGAAAATAATATTCTGCGATCACCAGCGCAATCCATACAGCGAGATAATACCGTATTACGGCGCGCATAATGCCAGCAAACAAATGCGTCGCCAAAGCCAGTGGCCACAATCAACCAAAGACTGCATATGGCAGAGAATTATCACTCAAAAAATCATTAAACAAGCTCAAGTAGTTTATAAAAAGACTGCAAATCAAACAACATGCGAAATACTTATGAACTTTGCCACATCAGTTTTACCAGGAGACACCACCAATCGCGAGGCACACGCCGCCAAACTCTATTTCAAGGAATTGTTCGGTCCGCAGTTTTCGCGCGATAGCTCCAGCGACATAAACGCGGCACTCAACTATGGCTATGCAATTCTTCTCTCGGCATTCAATAGGGAGATAACCGCCGCCGGCTATTCGACAACCATGGGAGTTAATCATTGCAACGAATACAATCCTTTTAATCTCACCTGCGACCTCATGGAGCCGTTTCGTCCTGTTGTTGACCGTGAGGTGTATAAATGCCGGAGCTTTGCGTTTGACGACTTCTTCAAGAGCCGCCTCATTGACATCCTCAATCACAAAGTTGTCATTCTCGGCAAAGAACAGTTCTTATCAAACGCGATCAATATCTACGTCAAGTTATTTTTTAGAGCGATGGAAGAGAGTAGCGAAAAAGAGCTACCTGAATACGATTTAACATAA
- the ftsQ gene encoding Cell division protein FtsQ: protein MLGKLGKAVLRRRPPQPVRRRAIDSDDSAQPGDLTTASSYAFRRNRTLTGSLLSEISSPSEHRADLKSPRVQAHTLRYRRRKLVLRLFVLLAGIAGLAWILYQSVVSPSVTLVGVDSPPTEATRRYEKTIQDYLAARPFERLRALIDVKSLVDYLQHDCPEVQSVEPTIAFAGFGRAKFSIVVRHPVVSWQAGATLVFVDSSGAAFYRNVPESPVVQVIDRTGVQATTNKVLVSNRFLEFVGKVVGYFSAQKYTVSSVILPEGTTRQIEVKLEGVGYPVRMSIDRAAASQVEDAVRAIRYCAEHSVDPTYLDVRVSRRAFYK from the coding sequence ATGCTAGGAAAACTCGGAAAAGCCGTGCTGCGACGCCGCCCGCCGCAGCCAGTGCGCCGGCGGGCAATTGATAGCGATGATTCGGCGCAGCCGGGTGATTTAACGACAGCGAGTAGCTATGCTTTCCGGCGCAACCGCACGCTGACCGGCAGTCTGCTTTCCGAAATTTCGAGCCCAAGTGAACACCGCGCTGATCTTAAGTCGCCGCGCGTGCAAGCGCATACATTACGCTACCGTCGTCGTAAGCTTGTATTACGATTATTTGTGCTTTTGGCGGGCATCGCTGGTCTCGCATGGATACTTTATCAATCAGTTGTTTCGCCAAGTGTTACGCTTGTTGGTGTTGATTCGCCGCCTACCGAAGCGACGCGGCGTTATGAAAAGACGATTCAGGATTACCTCGCGGCTCGTCCATTTGAGCGGTTGCGCGCGTTAATAGATGTCAAATCCCTCGTTGATTATCTGCAGCATGATTGTCCGGAGGTTCAGTCCGTTGAGCCGACGATTGCCTTTGCCGGGTTTGGACGCGCGAAATTTTCTATCGTCGTGCGCCATCCGGTTGTGTCGTGGCAAGCGGGTGCGACTCTCGTGTTTGTCGACTCTAGCGGCGCGGCGTTTTACCGGAATGTGCCCGAGTCGCCTGTCGTGCAAGTCATTGACCGTACGGGCGTTCAAGCGACGACAAATAAGGTCCTTGTAAGCAATCGATTTTTGGAATTTGTCGGCAAGGTCGTTGGGTATTTCTCGGCGCAAAAGTATACTGTTTCAAGCGTGATTTTACCTGAAGGTACAACGCGTCAAATAGAGGTGAAACTTGAAGGGGTAGGGTATCCGGTTAGGATGTCGATTGATCGTGCGGCAGCAAGCCAGGTTGAAGATGCGGTACGCGCTATCCGATATTGCGCCGAGCACTCAGTTGACCCAACGTATCTTGATGTACGGGTGAGCAGGCGAGCTTTTTATAAATAG
- the cas9 gene encoding CRISPR-associated endonuclease Cas9 encodes MKQPYSIGLDIGTNSVGWAVINEGFDLRKYKHQNMWGAHLFDEAQKAATRRSFRSSRRRLARRKRRITLLQQIFDNEMQKVDPHFYPRLSESMLHVGDKSSTLELDANILFADRSFTDKSYREKYPTIYHLRSSLFHDSKKQDIRLVYLALHHLIKYRGNFLIEGGVDNVISSFDNQSLQAFMEFIGADDSTVQKIKAILLDRSLSRSARKSDIINLLQPSPDNKRAVSEAVGAAIGLKWNANKLFEDDSLEVKEEFSNKNYEEQRDEIAAAIGDDRYELVETLESVYQWTIFSQFIRKDSCLSDIMVEKYDDYRQDLSDLKALFHEFLPQKYKTFFHGDAAEFELYNNHKRNLDDLYKSIKKQLGEVAKDDPRYQRFEKRAELEEFLSRQRIRDNGAIPHQIHQYELERIIDNQAQYYPFLAQNRDKIISIFTFKLPYYIGPLKTGGDFAWSVKKKDGVIYPWNFDEMIDDEASAEKFINRMRNNCTYLPDEEVLPKNSLLYQEYEVRNELKSVTVNGERLSPDIQNRIVDELFTKELSVTYKKLVKYLYDNQIYNTDSLVISGTAKEKSFASSRKSYLDFTNKIGVEITPTNQKAIEEIIKWITLFEDKKILAKKLRKYSNIFNENQLRAILKLNYSGWGRLSRELLDGIIAHTPYGELTVIETMRHSKDNFIQIIQSDRYEFKKIIDDILSANQHTEITYDDIKNLAGSPGIKRALWRSVRIIDEIVDTIGYEPKLISIEMARNEDEKVRTKSRYSQLEKMYKELYGKEYTKSDIKSQLADYKDKLDRKKYYLYFLQNGKCAYTGEPLDIENDLRDSEIDHILPRSLTKDDSLDNTVLVLRKENQRKLDDYPIASDVQNHMRPIWISLKNTKLMSQLKFQRLASQKQLSEDRVAGFVNRQLVETRQITKHLARMLTEKYHNSSTEVFTIRAGMSSEYRRIHDLPKCREINDLHHAKDAYLAAVLAQYVKIRYPKLDNAFIYGEYMKFKSKGQTDTDRSSFILASMNYDFTNTNTGEIIWQSKTAHDVIDRTMKYNDCLITKKTEIGDNQFYDQTIYGKDSGATMITRKSNLPVDKYGGYSGRKAAYFMVIRYLKQVRNKDVFVNEIISVPTQVYTLEKTKPGSINEYLRKNYRQVIVLVPKIPINQKIEYDGNEQFIVGSSEVTNAKQLKLPYDIEYAIAIVLKQGIPHVTISEEQAADDNKLQRKRNRQIEKRDRVISGVEKFWGIYAEKLANQYQQFGDAGHNAQSALVEYSELSLDDKIKVIGLVLRATHAGSDRVDMKGSEKKPVFPELGLPNSFGRMAGKSLDPTKLTFVYESITGLHCRKLDGKLLERDQ; translated from the coding sequence ATGAAACAACCGTATTCTATTGGATTAGATATTGGCACAAACAGCGTCGGCTGGGCAGTTATCAATGAAGGTTTTGATCTGCGCAAATACAAGCACCAAAACATGTGGGGTGCCCATTTGTTTGATGAGGCGCAAAAAGCAGCCACTCGACGGTCATTTCGCTCATCGCGCCGCCGGCTTGCTAGGCGAAAACGGCGTATTACGTTACTCCAACAAATATTTGACAATGAGATGCAGAAAGTCGACCCGCATTTCTACCCCCGCTTATCCGAATCAATGCTCCATGTTGGCGATAAAAGTTCTACGCTAGAATTAGACGCCAACATTCTATTCGCCGACCGCTCTTTCACCGACAAATCATATAGAGAGAAATACCCAACGATCTATCATTTGCGAAGCAGCCTGTTTCACGACTCCAAAAAACAGGATATTCGCTTAGTCTATCTAGCACTTCATCACCTTATCAAGTACCGCGGCAACTTTCTAATCGAAGGTGGAGTCGATAATGTAATCTCTTCGTTTGATAACCAAAGCCTGCAAGCCTTCATGGAATTTATCGGCGCGGACGACTCTACGGTCCAAAAGATTAAGGCAATTTTGCTTGACCGCTCCCTATCACGTAGTGCCAGAAAATCAGACATCATCAATCTACTACAGCCATCTCCTGACAACAAGAGGGCTGTCAGCGAAGCCGTCGGCGCAGCTATCGGTCTAAAATGGAACGCCAATAAACTATTCGAGGACGACTCTCTCGAAGTAAAAGAGGAATTCTCGAATAAAAATTACGAGGAGCAACGCGATGAAATTGCGGCTGCAATCGGTGACGATCGCTACGAACTCGTAGAAACTTTAGAATCAGTCTACCAATGGACAATTTTCAGTCAATTCATCAGAAAAGATAGCTGTCTATCCGACATTATGGTCGAGAAATACGATGATTACCGCCAAGATTTATCCGACCTTAAAGCGCTATTTCACGAATTTCTACCCCAAAAGTACAAGACGTTTTTTCATGGCGACGCCGCCGAATTTGAGCTATATAACAACCACAAGCGAAATCTCGATGATTTATACAAATCTATCAAAAAACAGCTCGGCGAAGTTGCCAAGGATGACCCGCGCTACCAGCGATTTGAGAAGCGGGCTGAGCTAGAGGAATTTCTCTCTAGGCAACGCATCCGAGATAACGGCGCTATCCCGCATCAGATTCACCAATATGAGCTTGAAAGAATCATCGACAACCAAGCGCAATATTACCCGTTCTTGGCTCAAAATCGCGATAAAATCATTAGTATATTCACATTCAAATTACCGTACTATATCGGACCGCTCAAAACTGGTGGTGATTTTGCATGGTCAGTCAAAAAGAAAGATGGCGTGATCTATCCATGGAACTTCGATGAGATGATAGATGATGAAGCTTCGGCTGAGAAGTTCATCAACCGAATGCGTAACAATTGTACGTATTTACCAGACGAAGAAGTCCTCCCTAAAAATTCGCTGCTTTATCAAGAATATGAAGTTCGGAACGAGCTGAAGAGTGTGACCGTCAATGGCGAGAGATTAAGTCCTGACATTCAGAACCGCATAGTTGACGAGTTATTCACCAAAGAGCTTTCAGTTACTTACAAAAAGCTCGTCAAATATCTCTATGACAATCAGATATACAACACTGACTCTCTTGTTATTTCTGGAACAGCCAAAGAGAAATCGTTTGCTTCATCGCGTAAGTCTTATCTTGATTTTACAAACAAAATCGGTGTTGAAATTACGCCAACCAATCAAAAAGCAATTGAAGAGATTATCAAGTGGATCACTTTGTTTGAAGATAAAAAGATTCTAGCTAAGAAGCTACGAAAGTATAGCAATATCTTTAACGAGAACCAGCTTCGCGCTATTTTGAAGCTAAATTATAGCGGCTGGGGACGACTGTCTCGCGAGCTTCTTGACGGCATTATCGCACATACGCCTTACGGCGAACTAACCGTCATAGAGACGATGCGCCACTCCAAAGATAATTTTATACAGATCATCCAAAGCGATCGATACGAGTTCAAAAAGATTATTGATGATATCCTATCGGCAAACCAGCACACCGAGATAACCTACGATGATATCAAGAATCTTGCTGGCTCTCCTGGCATCAAACGTGCTTTGTGGCGAAGCGTTAGGATTATTGACGAGATTGTCGATACGATTGGCTACGAACCAAAGTTGATTAGCATCGAGATGGCACGCAATGAAGATGAAAAGGTCAGGACCAAAAGCAGATATAGCCAGCTTGAAAAAATGTACAAGGAGCTTTACGGCAAAGAATATACTAAATCTGATATAAAATCGCAATTAGCTGATTATAAAGATAAACTTGATCGGAAAAAATATTACCTATACTTCCTCCAGAATGGCAAATGCGCTTATACAGGCGAGCCGCTTGATATTGAAAACGACCTCCGAGACAGTGAGATTGACCACATCTTGCCGCGATCGCTAACCAAAGACGATTCGCTAGACAATACTGTGTTGGTGCTACGCAAAGAAAACCAGCGAAAACTTGATGATTATCCTATCGCGTCCGATGTCCAAAACCATATGCGCCCGATTTGGATATCTCTCAAAAATACTAAGCTTATGTCTCAGCTTAAATTTCAACGTCTAGCGAGCCAAAAGCAACTGTCAGAAGACCGCGTTGCTGGTTTCGTAAACCGTCAGCTTGTCGAGACACGGCAAATCACCAAGCATCTCGCCAGAATGCTGACCGAAAAATACCACAATTCATCAACAGAGGTATTCACGATCCGCGCCGGCATGAGTTCTGAGTACCGTCGCATCCATGACTTGCCAAAATGCCGAGAAATTAACGACCTGCATCACGCTAAAGACGCCTATCTAGCCGCCGTCCTGGCTCAGTACGTAAAAATTCGCTATCCAAAACTAGATAACGCATTTATCTACGGCGAATACATGAAATTCAAATCTAAAGGACAAACCGATACGGATCGTAGCAGCTTTATCCTCGCGTCAATGAACTATGACTTTACTAATACAAATACCGGTGAAATTATCTGGCAGAGTAAAACCGCACACGATGTCATAGACCGAACGATGAAATACAATGACTGCCTGATTACAAAGAAAACTGAAATTGGCGACAATCAATTCTACGACCAGACTATTTACGGTAAAGATTCTGGCGCCACCATGATTACTAGAAAATCGAACCTGCCGGTCGATAAATACGGTGGATATTCAGGGAGAAAAGCAGCCTATTTTATGGTCATAAGATATCTTAAGCAGGTGCGTAACAAGGATGTTTTTGTAAACGAGATTATCAGCGTGCCAACTCAAGTTTACACGCTAGAAAAAACCAAACCAGGCTCAATCAATGAATATCTTCGTAAAAATTACAGGCAGGTTATAGTTCTTGTTCCAAAAATACCAATAAACCAGAAAATTGAATATGACGGCAATGAGCAATTCATCGTTGGCAGCAGCGAGGTCACTAATGCCAAACAACTGAAATTGCCCTATGACATCGAATACGCTATAGCAATAGTATTGAAACAAGGAATTCCGCATGTGACAATTTCAGAAGAACAGGCTGCCGACGACAATAAACTACAACGCAAGCGCAATAGACAAATAGAAAAAAGAGATAGAGTTATTAGCGGAGTAGAGAAGTTTTGGGGAATTTATGCCGAGAAGCTCGCTAATCAATACCAGCAATTTGGTGATGCTGGCCATAATGCCCAGAGCGCATTAGTTGAATACAGCGAACTATCACTAGATGATAAAATCAAAGTCATTGGCCTGGTCTTAAGAGCTACGCATGCTGGTTCCGATAGGGTAGATATGAAAGGCAGCGAAAAGAAACCTGTATTTCCAGAGCTAGGTCTACCAAACTCCTTTGGTCGTATGGCGGGCAAATCCCTTGATCCAACCAAGCTGACCTTCGTTTACGAATCTATCACTGGATTGCATTGTCGCAAATTAGACGGAAAATTACTAGAACGGGATCAATAA
- a CDS encoding UDP-N-acetylglucosamine--N-acetylmuramyl- (pentapeptide) pyrophosphoryl-undecaprenol N-acetylglucosamine transferase has product MAAGGGSGGHVTPVVAVLRELRKIEPDTEVRFWVDHAFEKQARTVMGGYDDSIRVDTIVSGKLRRYHHLKWWQQLMKFRTITLPNIIDAVKVGVGFVQCLCKLIAWRPDVVFTKGGYVCLPVGLAAHALRIPLVIHDSDAHPGLTNRVLARWADAIGTGAPLKFYPYPREISQYVGVPIMEDFVPYSDERRRDVKVKLGFDPTRPLVVVTGGGLGARRINDAVVAMLPQLTKYTNVILITGAQQYSDIRARVPNDTSKVHIHDFISSGLVDMLGAADIVVARAGATTILELAALAKPTILVPNGYLTGGHQLKNAAVYEEKGAVKVIDELQLDDHPEVLVQAIEALLADRAAMARMGAAFLTFAHPHAARDMAEMIVRTAKRK; this is encoded by the coding sequence TTGGCAGCAGGCGGCGGGTCGGGCGGACACGTTACGCCGGTCGTCGCAGTATTGCGTGAATTGCGGAAAATAGAACCAGACACGGAGGTTCGATTCTGGGTTGACCATGCATTTGAAAAACAAGCGCGTACTGTCATGGGCGGGTACGATGATTCAATTCGTGTTGATACAATCGTGAGCGGTAAGTTGCGCCGGTATCATCACTTGAAGTGGTGGCAGCAGTTGATGAAGTTTCGTACGATTACGCTGCCTAATATCATCGATGCGGTTAAGGTGGGTGTTGGGTTTGTGCAGTGTCTATGTAAGCTAATCGCGTGGCGTCCGGACGTCGTTTTTACGAAAGGCGGGTACGTGTGTTTGCCGGTTGGTTTGGCGGCGCATGCACTGAGGATTCCGCTTGTTATTCACGACTCTGATGCGCACCCCGGCTTGACGAATCGCGTTTTGGCGCGTTGGGCGGACGCAATTGGTACGGGTGCGCCGCTAAAATTCTACCCATACCCGCGCGAGATCTCGCAGTATGTTGGTGTGCCAATTATGGAAGATTTTGTGCCGTATAGCGATGAGCGGCGGCGTGACGTCAAAGTAAAGCTTGGATTTGATCCTACGCGGCCGCTTGTTGTTGTGACAGGCGGCGGCCTTGGTGCGCGGCGTATTAATGATGCGGTTGTTGCAATGCTGCCGCAGCTTACGAAGTATACTAACGTTATTCTCATCACTGGCGCACAGCAATATAGCGATATTCGCGCACGCGTTCCGAATGATACTAGCAAGGTGCATATTCATGATTTTATTAGCAGCGGGCTGGTTGATATGCTTGGTGCGGCAGATATCGTTGTGGCGCGTGCAGGCGCAACGACGATTTTGGAGCTTGCGGCGCTCGCTAAACCAACGATCTTAGTGCCAAATGGCTACCTGACGGGCGGCCATCAGCTAAAAAACGCAGCGGTATACGAGGAAAAAGGTGCGGTGAAAGTAATTGATGAACTGCAGTTGGACGACCACCCCGAGGTGCTTGTTCAGGCGATTGAAGCGTTGCTCGCGGATCGTGCGGCAATGGCGCGTATGGGCGCCGCATTTTTGACCTTTGCTCATCCGCACGCGGCGCGCGATATGGCTGAGATGATCGTCCGAACCGCTAAGCGTAAGTGA
- the cas2 gene encoding CRISPR-associated endoribonuclease Cas2 has product MKVRYMRMILFFDLPMVSDRERKIYATFRKQLTREGFVMMQQSVYSKLVLNSTNEKSTYDRLRKIIPDNGVVQLLTITERQFASMEYLAGEYEELSIQSTDRTVVL; this is encoded by the coding sequence ATGAAAGTACGCTATATGAGAATGATTTTATTTTTTGACTTACCAATGGTTAGCGATCGCGAGCGCAAAATATACGCGACATTCCGCAAACAGCTTACCCGAGAAGGCTTTGTCATGATGCAACAATCCGTCTATAGCAAGCTGGTACTCAACTCCACCAATGAAAAATCAACCTACGACAGGCTAAGGAAAATTATACCCGATAACGGTGTCGTCCAGCTACTGACGATAACCGAGCGGCAATTCGCCTCAATGGAATATTTAGCAGGGGAGTATGAGGAGTTATCGATTCAAAGTACCGATAGGACAGTGGTTTTATGA
- the mraY gene encoding Phospho-N-acetylmuramoyl-pentapeptide-transferase — protein MTIVNFSNELNQTFALSVAAFLLAMILTPVYTHFAYKYKFWKTQRSAAVTGERLKIFNILHKEKIARHVPTMAGTIAVVAITAITLARNLDRAQTWLPLAALLGGAFVGLIDDVLNVFGSNRKDAGLRSWVKFAMITAMSIVLGWFFYTKLGYNTIHIPYLGEWQVGAWIIFFFVLAVVSTGNAVNISDGLDGLAGGLLVMSFSAFGVIALLQGHIKLAGFCFTVVGALLSYLWFNIYPARFFMGDVGSFAFGTSLGVVAMMTNTLFLLPIIGVLFVVEAGSSLLQIISKKLFHRKIFISAPIHHHLEATGWPEVKVTMRFWVIAGVAAFIGMLMALSGGHITS, from the coding sequence ATGACGATCGTAAATTTCTCGAATGAATTGAATCAAACTTTCGCGTTGAGCGTGGCGGCGTTCTTGTTGGCAATGATATTAACGCCGGTTTATACGCATTTCGCATATAAATATAAATTCTGGAAAACGCAGCGCAGCGCAGCAGTAACAGGGGAGCGGCTAAAGATTTTTAATATACTGCACAAAGAGAAAATTGCGCGGCACGTTCCGACAATGGCGGGCACTATCGCGGTGGTCGCCATTACGGCGATTACGTTGGCGCGCAACCTTGACCGGGCACAAACTTGGCTGCCGCTCGCGGCATTGCTTGGTGGAGCATTTGTCGGGCTGATTGATGATGTGCTCAATGTGTTCGGCTCGAATCGTAAAGATGCCGGACTGCGCAGCTGGGTAAAGTTCGCGATGATTACTGCAATGAGTATTGTGCTCGGCTGGTTCTTCTACACAAAGCTTGGCTACAATACGATCCATATACCGTATCTTGGCGAGTGGCAAGTCGGCGCGTGGATTATTTTCTTTTTCGTATTGGCGGTGGTGTCAACGGGTAATGCGGTGAATATCAGCGACGGACTTGATGGACTGGCGGGCGGGTTGTTGGTGATGTCTTTTTCAGCGTTTGGTGTAATTGCGCTACTGCAGGGGCATATTAAGCTAGCGGGATTCTGCTTTACGGTAGTAGGCGCATTACTGAGCTACCTGTGGTTTAATATTTACCCGGCGCGGTTTTTCATGGGCGATGTTGGCAGCTTTGCATTTGGGACAAGCTTAGGTGTTGTTGCGATGATGACGAATACGTTGTTCTTGCTGCCGATTATCGGGGTTTTGTTTGTTGTTGAGGCTGGTTCAAGTTTACTACAAATCATCAGCAAGAAACTATTTCATCGTAAGATATTCATCTCAGCGCCGATTCATCATCACCTAGAAGCGACAGGCTGGCCGGAAGTAAAAGTTACGATGCGCTTTTGGGTGATTGCTGGCGTGGCGGCGTTTATTGGCATGCTGATGGCGCTGAGCGGAGGGCATATTACATCGTGA